From a region of the Gossypium raimondii isolate GPD5lz chromosome 10, ASM2569854v1, whole genome shotgun sequence genome:
- the LOC105776552 gene encoding uncharacterized protein LOC105776552 isoform X1 — MQLSTYVLSLQKPPSLSYRHRLCHHSLSKRPFRHKLICSLANSADQRSSELVTTLQSETLKTLEWPSLCNYLSPFTSTSMAFSLTKAAAIPVGQSREDSQKLLDQTTSALHALEALKSEPLDLSVIEDVSEILHSAASGQVLTVRELCRVRRMLGAARAVSEKLAAIAEGGSLERYTPLLEILQGCNFQLELERKIGFCIDCSLSTILGRASEELELIREERKRNMENLDSLLKEVSVSIFQAGGIDKPLITKRRSRMCVGVKATHKYLLPGGVVLNVSSSGATYFMEPKEAVELNNMEVKLSNSEKAEEMAILSMLTSEIAESEAEIKYLLDRLIEVDLAFARAAYAQWVNGVCPILSSKESEMLISNGADNALSIDIEGMQHPLLLGSFLSNSTDFITSNSMGPSVLGNKSGEMTPIKSSKVVSNFPIPIDIKVQCGTRVVIISGPNTGGKTASMKTLGLASIMSKAGMYLPAKKQPRLPWFDLVLADIGDSQSLEQSLSTFSGHISQICEILEVASKESLVLIDEIGSGTDPSEGVALSTSILQYLKNRVNLAFVTTHYADLSHLKEMDPQYENAAMEFSLETLQPTYQILWGRTGDSNALTIAKSIGFDGNIIERAKMWVESLMPEKQQERKGVLQQSLMEERNSLEAQFKRAESLHAEIMKLHHEVRSEAENLEERERALRVKETQKVEQELNAAKSQIETVVQEFENQLQTANSEEFNSLVKKSESAINSILKAHQPGDSFSSTETDTSSYQPVSGEQVHLKGLGNKLATVVAASEDDDTVLVQYGKIRVRVEKSNVRPISSSQRNNAISSRQSFERQGEQSREVPSNSDATESGAITYGPLIQTSKNTVDLRGMRVEEAEIQLDMAISARGSNSVLFIVHGMGTGVIKERALEMLRNHPRVMKYEQENPLNYGCTVAYIK, encoded by the exons ATGCAACTCTCCACTTATGTCCTTTCCCTCCAAAAGCCTCCGTCTCTCTCGTACCGCCACCGTCTCTGCCACCACTCTCTCTCAAAAAGACCCTTTCGGCACAAACTCATCTGCTCGCTCGCCAACTCAGCCGATCAACGCTCATCTGAACTCGTCACCACTCTCCAGAGCGAAACCCTAAAAACCTTAGAATGGCCTTCCCTTTGCAATTACCTTTCTCCCTTCACATCTACTTCCATGGCCTTCTCCCTCACCAAAGCTGCCGCAATTCCCGTGGGTCAATCGCGGGAAGATTCCCAGAAGCTTCTCGACCAAACCACTTCCGCTTTGCACGCCTTGGAGGCCTTGAAGTCGGAACCGTTGGATCTCTCTGTAATCGAAGACGTCTCGGAGATCCTTCATTCCGCGGCTTCAGGACAGGTGCTAACAGTAAGGGAGCTTTGCAGAGTTCGTAGGATGCTCGGTGCCGCGAGAGCTGTCTCGGAGAAGTTGGCAGCTATCGCTGAAGGTGGTTCTTTGGAGAg GTACACTCCATTACTTGAAATACTTCAAGGTTGCAATTTTCAGTTGGAGTTGGAGCGAAAGATAGGATTTTGCATAGACTGCAGCCTTTCAACTATCCTTGGTAGAGCAAGTGAAGAATTGGAGCTTATTAGAGAAGAAAGGAAGAGGAACATGGAAAATCTGGATTCTCTGTTGAAAGAAGTATCAGTTAGTATATTTCAGGCTGGAGGCATTGATAAACCTTTAATAACCAAGAGGCGGTCAAGGATGTGTGTGGGCGTCAAGGCTACCCATAAATATCTACTTCCAGGTGGTGTGGTTCTAAATGTTAGCAGTTCCGGCGCAACATACTTTATGGAGCCCAAAGAAGCAGTTGAGTTGAACAACATGGAAGTAAAGCTTTCAAATTCTGAAAAAGCTGAAGAAATGGCTATCCTAAGCATGCTTACATCTGAAATAGCAGAATCAGAAGCTGAGATAAAGTATTTGTTGGATAGACTTATAGAAGTTGATCTTGCTTTTGCTAGAGCTGCATATGCTCAGTGGGTGAATGGTGTCTGTCCAATTTTAAGTTCAAAGGAATCTGAAATGTTAATTTCTAATGGCGCAGATAATGCTTTGTCAATAGATATTGAAGGGATGCAACATCCGCTTCTCCTTGGGTCTTTTCTAAGTAATTCCACAGATTTTATCACATCCAACTCTATGGGTCCATCTGTTTTGGGCAATAAAAGTGGTGAAATGACTCCTATAAAGTCTTCAAAAGTTGTATCCAACTTTCCCATTCCTATAGATATTAAAGTTCAATGTGGAACGAGGGTGGTCATTATTTCAGGACCCAATACAGGAGGTAAAACTGCTTCAATGAAAACTTTGGGATTGGCATCTATTATGTCAAAGGCGGGCATGTATTTGCCTGCTAAGAAGCAGCCAAGACTTCCATGGTTTGATCTTGTTCTTGCAGATATCGGGGACAGCCAG TCTTTGGAACAAAGTCTTTCAACATTTAGCGGGCATATATCACAAATTTGTGAGATCTTGGAAGTAGCCTCAAAAGAATCACTTGTCCTTATTGACGAAATTGGTAGTGGAACTGATCCTTCAGAAGGTGTGGCTCTCTCCACCAGTATCTTACAATATCTAAAGAATCGCGTTAATTTAGCTTTTGTGACAACTCATTATGCGGATTTAAGTCACCTTAAGGAAATGGACCCTCAGTATGAGAATGCAGCCATGGAATTTTCTTTGGAGACCTTACAACCCACTTACCAGATACTCTGGGGTAGAACTGGTGATTCCAATGCATTGACTATTGCTAAATCAATTGGTTTTGATGGAAATATAATTGAACGAGCAAAGATGTGGGTTGAGAGTCTAATGCCAGAAAAGCAGCAGGAGCGCAAAGGTGTGCTGCAACAATCGCTAATGGAGGAAAGGAACAGTTTGGAAGCTCAGTTCAAAAGAGCTGAATCTCTTCATGCAGAAATTATGAAACTTCATCATGAG GTTAGGAGTGAGGCAGAAAATCTTGAAGAGCGTGAGAGAGCTCTCAGGGTGAAGGAAACCCAAAAGGTTGAACAAGAACTAAATGCTGCAAAATCCCAAATTGAAACTGTAGTACAGGAATTTGAGAATCAGCTCCAAACTGCTAATTCTGAGGAGTTCAATTCGTTGGTTAAAAAATCGGAATCTGCGATTAACTCCATTCTAAAAGCTCATCAACCTGGTGACAGTTTCTCTTCTACTGAAACAGATACAAGTTCATATCAACCTGTGTCTGGTGAGCAAGTCCATTTAAAGGGACTAGGAAACAAGTTAGCTACTGTTGTTGCAGCATCTGAGGATGATGACACTGTTCTAGTCCAATATGGTAAAATTAGGGTCCGTGTTGAGAAGAGTAATGTTAGACCAATTTCAAGTAGCCAACGGAATAATGCGATCAGCTCTCGGCAGAGTTTTGAAAGACAG GGAGAACAGAGCAGAGAGGTCCCCAGTAATTCAGATGCTACAGAAAGTGGTGCAATTACTTATGGCCCATTAATTCAGACATCAAAGAACACTGTAGATCTCCGCGGTATGCGAGTGGAAGAGGCTGAAATCCAACTTGACATGGCTATCTCAGCAAGAGGATCAAATTCAGTTCTCTTCATTGTGCACGGCATGGGCACTGGTGTCATTAAGGAGCGAGCACTGGAAATGTTAAGAAATCACCCACGCGTGATGAAGTATGAACAGGAAAATCCATTGAATTATGGTTGTACAGTTGCTTATATCAAGTAA
- the LOC105776713 gene encoding tetraspanin-19: MLLDNKYYLKKIISSMRIPIRKETNKKKVTVSLIDKPLPICHTNFSLSYIPKVYSVYLRYPRSSFLLIFQISDHRKKTSSGVFFLLMARIIKSCLQSALKCVNLIMAMVGIAMILYGFWMVRIWQRDMGGSSFDDFNSTAPWFIYTFLGTGITLCLLTCLGHIAADTANGFCLFCYMVIISVLLLVETGIAADVLLNSEWEKDLPEDPTGRFHDFKEFVESNIDIFKWIGFVIFLGQGLSVLSAMALRACGPNQCSNYDSDEEFNQARLPLINNHPQQPAYVIVDPPFANKNEAWNMNK; the protein is encoded by the exons ATGCTTTTGGACAACAAATAttacttaaagaaaataatttcttctaTGCGAATACcaataagaaaagaaacaaacaaaaaaaaggtcACTGTTTCTTTGATTGATAAGCCATTACCCATTTGCCACACCAATTTTTCCTTGTCCTATATTCCCAAAGTCTATAGTGTTTATCTAAGATACCCCCGAAGTAGCTTCTTGTTAATCTTTCAGATTAGTGATCATAGAAAAAAAACCAGCTCTGgggttttctttctcttaatgGCAAGAATCATAAAATCTTGCCTACAATCAGCTTTGAAATGTGTGAACCTGATAATGGCAATGGTGGGTATTGCTATGATTTTATATGGCTTTTGGATGGTAAGAATTTGGCAAAGAGACATGGGAGGCTCTTCATTTGATGATTTCAATTCCACTGCTCCATg GTTTATATATACTTTTCTGGGCACAGGCATCACCTTATGCCTATTAACATGCTTAGGCCATATTGCTGCTGATACTGCAAATGGATTTTGCCTTTTCTGT TACATGGTGATTATCTCAGTGCTTTTATTGGTAGAAACTGGAATTGCAGCTGATGTGCTCTTGAATTCTGAGTGGGAAAAG GATTTGCCTGAAGATCCAACAGGAAGGTTCCATGATTTCAAAGAATTTGTTGAGTCCAATATTGACATCTTCAAATGGATTGGCTTCGTTATTTTCTTAGGACAG GGACTTTCAGTACTATCGGCTATGGCATTGAGAGCTTGTGGCCCTAACCAATGCTCAAACTATGATAGCGACGAAGAATTCAATCAAGCTAGGCTTCCTTTAATAAATAACCATCCTCAACAACCTGCTTATGTTATTGTAGACCCTCCTTTTGCCAATAAGAATGAAGCTTGGAAT ATGAACAAGTAA
- the LOC105776552 gene encoding uncharacterized protein LOC105776552 isoform X2, with protein sequence MQLSTYVLSLQKPPSLSYRHRLCHHSLSKRPFRHKLICSLANSADQRSSELVTTLQSETLKTLEWPSLCNYLSPFTSTSMAFSLTKAAAIPVGQSREDSQKLLDQTTSALHALEALKSEPLDLSVIEDVSEILHSAASGQVLTVRELCRVRRMLGAARAVSEKLAAIAEGGSLERYTPLLEILQGCNFQLELERKIGFCIDCSLSTILGRASEELELIREERKRNMENLDSLLKEVSVSIFQAGGIDKPLITKRRSRMCVGVKATHKYLLPGGVVLNVSSSGATYFMEPKEAVELNNMEVKLSNSEKAEEMAILSMLTSEIAESEAEIKYLLDRLIEVDLAFARAAYAQWVNGVCPILSSKESEMLISNGADNALSIDIEGMQHPLLLGSFLSNSTDFITSNSMGPSVLGNKSGEMTPIKSSKVVSNFPIPIDIKVQCGTRVVIISGPNTGGKTASMKTLGLASIMSKAGMYLPAKKQPRLPWFDLVLADIGDSQSLEQSLSTFSGHISQICEILEVASKESLVLIDEIGSGTDPSEGVALSTSILQYLKNRVNLAFVTTHYADLSHLKEMDPQYENAAMEFSLETLQPTYQILWGRTGDSNALTIAKSIGFDGNIIERAKMWVESLMPEKQQERKGVLQQSLMEERNSLEAQFKRAESLHAEIMKLHHEVRSEAENLEERERALRVKETQKVEQELNAAKSQIETVVQEFENQLQTANSEEFNSLVKKSESAINSILKAHQPGDSFSSTETDTSSYQPVSGEQVHLKGLGNKLATVVAASEDDDTVLVQYGKIRVRVEKSNVRPISSSQRNNAISSRQSFERQSREVPSNSDATESGAITYGPLIQTSKNTVDLRGMRVEEAEIQLDMAISARGSNSVLFIVHGMGTGVIKERALEMLRNHPRVMKYEQENPLNYGCTVAYIK encoded by the exons ATGCAACTCTCCACTTATGTCCTTTCCCTCCAAAAGCCTCCGTCTCTCTCGTACCGCCACCGTCTCTGCCACCACTCTCTCTCAAAAAGACCCTTTCGGCACAAACTCATCTGCTCGCTCGCCAACTCAGCCGATCAACGCTCATCTGAACTCGTCACCACTCTCCAGAGCGAAACCCTAAAAACCTTAGAATGGCCTTCCCTTTGCAATTACCTTTCTCCCTTCACATCTACTTCCATGGCCTTCTCCCTCACCAAAGCTGCCGCAATTCCCGTGGGTCAATCGCGGGAAGATTCCCAGAAGCTTCTCGACCAAACCACTTCCGCTTTGCACGCCTTGGAGGCCTTGAAGTCGGAACCGTTGGATCTCTCTGTAATCGAAGACGTCTCGGAGATCCTTCATTCCGCGGCTTCAGGACAGGTGCTAACAGTAAGGGAGCTTTGCAGAGTTCGTAGGATGCTCGGTGCCGCGAGAGCTGTCTCGGAGAAGTTGGCAGCTATCGCTGAAGGTGGTTCTTTGGAGAg GTACACTCCATTACTTGAAATACTTCAAGGTTGCAATTTTCAGTTGGAGTTGGAGCGAAAGATAGGATTTTGCATAGACTGCAGCCTTTCAACTATCCTTGGTAGAGCAAGTGAAGAATTGGAGCTTATTAGAGAAGAAAGGAAGAGGAACATGGAAAATCTGGATTCTCTGTTGAAAGAAGTATCAGTTAGTATATTTCAGGCTGGAGGCATTGATAAACCTTTAATAACCAAGAGGCGGTCAAGGATGTGTGTGGGCGTCAAGGCTACCCATAAATATCTACTTCCAGGTGGTGTGGTTCTAAATGTTAGCAGTTCCGGCGCAACATACTTTATGGAGCCCAAAGAAGCAGTTGAGTTGAACAACATGGAAGTAAAGCTTTCAAATTCTGAAAAAGCTGAAGAAATGGCTATCCTAAGCATGCTTACATCTGAAATAGCAGAATCAGAAGCTGAGATAAAGTATTTGTTGGATAGACTTATAGAAGTTGATCTTGCTTTTGCTAGAGCTGCATATGCTCAGTGGGTGAATGGTGTCTGTCCAATTTTAAGTTCAAAGGAATCTGAAATGTTAATTTCTAATGGCGCAGATAATGCTTTGTCAATAGATATTGAAGGGATGCAACATCCGCTTCTCCTTGGGTCTTTTCTAAGTAATTCCACAGATTTTATCACATCCAACTCTATGGGTCCATCTGTTTTGGGCAATAAAAGTGGTGAAATGACTCCTATAAAGTCTTCAAAAGTTGTATCCAACTTTCCCATTCCTATAGATATTAAAGTTCAATGTGGAACGAGGGTGGTCATTATTTCAGGACCCAATACAGGAGGTAAAACTGCTTCAATGAAAACTTTGGGATTGGCATCTATTATGTCAAAGGCGGGCATGTATTTGCCTGCTAAGAAGCAGCCAAGACTTCCATGGTTTGATCTTGTTCTTGCAGATATCGGGGACAGCCAG TCTTTGGAACAAAGTCTTTCAACATTTAGCGGGCATATATCACAAATTTGTGAGATCTTGGAAGTAGCCTCAAAAGAATCACTTGTCCTTATTGACGAAATTGGTAGTGGAACTGATCCTTCAGAAGGTGTGGCTCTCTCCACCAGTATCTTACAATATCTAAAGAATCGCGTTAATTTAGCTTTTGTGACAACTCATTATGCGGATTTAAGTCACCTTAAGGAAATGGACCCTCAGTATGAGAATGCAGCCATGGAATTTTCTTTGGAGACCTTACAACCCACTTACCAGATACTCTGGGGTAGAACTGGTGATTCCAATGCATTGACTATTGCTAAATCAATTGGTTTTGATGGAAATATAATTGAACGAGCAAAGATGTGGGTTGAGAGTCTAATGCCAGAAAAGCAGCAGGAGCGCAAAGGTGTGCTGCAACAATCGCTAATGGAGGAAAGGAACAGTTTGGAAGCTCAGTTCAAAAGAGCTGAATCTCTTCATGCAGAAATTATGAAACTTCATCATGAG GTTAGGAGTGAGGCAGAAAATCTTGAAGAGCGTGAGAGAGCTCTCAGGGTGAAGGAAACCCAAAAGGTTGAACAAGAACTAAATGCTGCAAAATCCCAAATTGAAACTGTAGTACAGGAATTTGAGAATCAGCTCCAAACTGCTAATTCTGAGGAGTTCAATTCGTTGGTTAAAAAATCGGAATCTGCGATTAACTCCATTCTAAAAGCTCATCAACCTGGTGACAGTTTCTCTTCTACTGAAACAGATACAAGTTCATATCAACCTGTGTCTGGTGAGCAAGTCCATTTAAAGGGACTAGGAAACAAGTTAGCTACTGTTGTTGCAGCATCTGAGGATGATGACACTGTTCTAGTCCAATATGGTAAAATTAGGGTCCGTGTTGAGAAGAGTAATGTTAGACCAATTTCAAGTAGCCAACGGAATAATGCGATCAGCTCTCGGCAGAGTTTTGAAAGACAG AGCAGAGAGGTCCCCAGTAATTCAGATGCTACAGAAAGTGGTGCAATTACTTATGGCCCATTAATTCAGACATCAAAGAACACTGTAGATCTCCGCGGTATGCGAGTGGAAGAGGCTGAAATCCAACTTGACATGGCTATCTCAGCAAGAGGATCAAATTCAGTTCTCTTCATTGTGCACGGCATGGGCACTGGTGTCATTAAGGAGCGAGCACTGGAAATGTTAAGAAATCACCCACGCGTGATGAAGTATGAACAGGAAAATCCATTGAATTATGGTTGTACAGTTGCTTATATCAAGTAA
- the LOC105776712 gene encoding sphingolipid delta(4)-desaturase DES1-like, which translates to MGKGGDKRMEEKDEGLAMANDFFWSYTDEPHASRRRQILSKYPQIKELFGPDPFAFLKIGVVVLIQLWTATILHDASWLKILIIAYFFGSFLNHNLFLAIHELSHNLAFSTPIYNRWLGIFANLPIGVPMSITFQKYHLEHHRFQGVDGIDMDVPSYVEARVVTNAFSKSIWVIFQLFFYALRPLFLKPKPPGCWEFINLFSQLALDVTMVYFHGWKSFAYLILSTFVGGGMHPMAGHFISEHYVFKPEQETYSYYGPLNLLTWSVGYHNEHHDFPRIPGYKLHKVKEIAPEYYEGLESYKSWSQVIYMYIMDQTVGPFSRMKRKISKKSE; encoded by the exons atgggGAAAGGAGGGGACAAGAGAATGGAAGAGAAAGATGAAGGATTAGCAATGGCGAATGATTTCTTTTGGTCATATACAGATGAACCTCATGCTTCAAGGAGACGTCAGATCCTCTCTAAATACCCTCAAATTAAAGAGCTTTTTGGTCCAGATCCCTTTGCTTTCCTTAAG ATTGGTGTGGTTGTTTTGATTCAACTATGGACTGCCACTATCCTCCATGATGCTAGTTGgctaaaaatattgataattgcTTATTTCTTTGGCTCATTCCTCAACCACAATCTCTTCTTAGCCATCCATGAACTTAGCCACAACCTTGCCTTCTCAACTCCGATCTACAACCGTTGGCTTGGGATTTTCGCTAACCTCCCTATCGGTGTACCTATGTCCATCACTTTCCAAAAGTATCACCTCGAACATCATCGTTTCCAAGGGGTAGACGGCATCGACATGGATGTTCCAAGCTACGTTGAAGCCCGTGTTGTGACCAATGCTTTCTCAAAATCCATATGGGTTATCTTCCAACTCTTCTTCTATGCGCTCCGACCTTTGTTTCTCAAACCGAAACCCCCTGGTTGCTGGGAGTTCATAAACTTATTCTCTCAGCTCGCCCTCGATGTGACCATGGTTTACTTTCACGGGTGGAAATCTTTCGCTTATTTGATCCTTTCGACATTCGTTGGTGGTGGAATGCACCCGATGGCAGGACATTTTATCTCCGAACATTATGTGTTTAAACCCGAACAAGAGACTTATTCTTATTATGGTCCTCTTAATCTTTTGACATGGAGTGTTGGCTATCACAATGAACATCATGATTTCCCTAGGATCCCTGGGTATAAGCTACATAAGGTGAAAGAAATCGCACCCGAGTATTACGAAGGCTTGGAATCGTATAAATCATGGAGCCAAGTTATTTACATGTACATAATGGATCAAACCGTCGGACCGTTTAGCCGAATGAAGAGGAAGATCTCGAAAAAATCTGAATAG
- the LOC105777851 gene encoding allantoinase: MDLLHWKLFPLLALLASFLFFFYIQDSSKSSQSGCSLFPHSHYWIASKRIVTPQGIISGAVEIKGGSIVSIVKNKDWSGKFKQVVDYGNAVVMPGLIDVHAHLDDPGRAEWEGFPSGTKAAAAGGITTLIDMPLNNFPSTVSTETLKLKIEAAEKSIYVDVGFWGGLVPENAFNATALEALLDAGVHGLKSFMCPSGINDFPMTDARHIKAGLSVLAKYKRPLLVHSEIQSVVESHLETEDGGGDPRSYSTYLKTRPPSWEEAAVRELLTVTKDTRSGGPAEGAHLHVVHLSDASSSLDLIKEAKRRGDSITVETCPHYLAFSAEEIPDGDTRFKCAPPIRDAANKEKLWNALMEGDIDMLSSDHSPTVPELKLLNDGNFLKAWGGISSIQFVLPVTWSYGQKYGITLEQLVSWWSERPAKLAGQHSKGAIAIGNHADVVVWEPEVEFDLNEDHPMFVKNPSISAYIGKRLSGKVLATFVRGNLVYKERNHAFAACGSTILAT, encoded by the exons ATGGACTTGCTGCATTGGAAGCTCTTTCCGCTGTTAGCGCTGCTCgcttctttccttttctttttctacatTCAAGATTCTTCCAAG TCATCTCAAAGCGGTTGTAGTCTTTTTCCTCACAGTCACTATTGGATTGCAAGCAAGCGCATTGTGACACCACAAGGGATTATTTCTGGTGCTG TTGAGATAAAGGGAGGGAGTATCGTATCAATAGTTAAGAACAAGGACTGGAGTGGCAAATTTAAACAAGTAGTTGATTATGGCAATGCAGTTGTCATGCCTGGCTTGATCGATGT GCATGCGCATTTAGATGATCCAGGGAGGGCAGAATGGGAAGGATTTCCTTCAGGGACTAAAGCAGCTGCTGCAG GTGGCATTACAACATTGATTGACATGCCTCTAAATAACTTTCCTTCCACTGTTTCAACAGAAACCTTGAAACTCAAG ATTGAGGCTGCAGAGAAGAGTATTTATGTTGATGTTG GCTTCTGGGGAGGTCTAGTTCCTGAAAATGCATTCAATGCAACAGCTCTGGAAGCCCTCTTAGATGCTGGAGTCCATGGTTTGAAG TCTTTTATGTGCCCTTCAGGGATCAATGACTTTCCTATGACAGATGCCAGGCATATTAAG GCAGGACTGTCTGTATTGGCCAAATACAAGAGACCTTTACTCGTACATTCCGAGATTCAATCAGTTGTTGAAAGCCACTTAGAAACTGAAGATGGTGGTGGTGATCCTCGATCATATTCAACTTATCTTAAAACAAGGCCACCTTCTTG GGAGGAGGCAGCTGTTAGAGAACTTTTGACTGTTACAAAGGACACAAGGAGCGGAGGTCCGGCAGAAGGTGCTCATCTTCATGTGGTTCATTTGTCTGATGCCAGTTCTTCCTTAGATCTTATAAAG GAAGCGAAAAGGAGAGGTGACAGCATAACTGTTGAGACTTGCCCTCATTATCTAGCTTTTTCAGCAGAAGAAATTCCTGATGGAGATACTCGTTTCAAGTGTGCCCCACCTATCCGTGATGCAGCCAATAAAGAAAAACTATGGAATGCTTTAATG GAAGGAGATATTGACATGCTGAGTTCTGATCATTCACCAACAGTCCCGGAACTTAAACTCCTCAATGATGGTAACTTTTTGAAGGCTTGGGGCGGTATATCATCTATACAg TTTGTTCTTCCTGTGACATGGTCATACGGACAGAAATATGGAATAACCTTGGAACAGTTAGTTTCATGGTGGAGCGAGAGGCCTGCAAAGCTTGCTGGACAACATTCAAAG GGAGCCATAGCAATCGGAAACCACGCAGATGTCGTTGTTTGGGAACCTGAAGTGGAATTTGACCTCAATGAAGATCATCCTATGTTTGTTAAAAATCCG AGTATATCTGCCTACATAGGCAAAAGACTGTCTGGAAAAGTGCTGGCCACTTTTGTAAGAGGGAACCTTGTTTACAAAGAAAGGAACCATGCTTTTGCTGCTTGTGGTTCTACCATCCTCGCAACATAG
- the LOC105777878 gene encoding general transcription and DNA repair factor IIH subunit TFB2 — protein sequence MPQVKIIAKNFMDMVASLPAIKLDLLYRNQFICEAILRSLPPLAKKYVLQMLYIDIPITSKSLQEWLLADGSSKHKVAIDRLIQLRVFEVIDRKKETTYKLNSTFQTNLRKHMISGGILPREPMPQSVTARLPTSEELDAYAHEQWECFLLQLISSGQAEKSTSFSSSMMRIFQRGLLRQRDKEAPRLTESGFQFLLMDTNAQLWYIIREYISNSEEQGVDQADLIAFLLELSFHTPGEAYSLDTLTDDQTTMIKDLADLGLVKLQKGRKESWFIPTKLATNLSVSLTDSSSRKQGFVVVETNFRMYAYSSSKLHCEILRLFARVEYQLPNLIVGAITKESLYNAFENGITAGQIVTFLQQNAHPRVAEKLPSVPENVTDQIRLWETDLNRVEMTPAHFYDEFPSRDVFEAASDFARMHNGLLWEDAKKMRMVVKAEIHMLMREHLRGQNK from the exons atgccTCAGGTGAAGATTATCGCCAAGAATTTCATGGACATGGTGGCTTCATTGCCCGCCATTAAGCTCGATTTGCTCTATCGTAATCAGTTCATTTGCGAAGCCATTCTCAG GTCGTTGCCGCCGCTGGCGAAGAAATACGTGTTACAAATGTTGTACATCGATATTCCCATAACATCCAAGTCGTTGCAGGAGTGGCTGCTTGCTGATGGATCATCTAAGCACAAAGTTGCGATCGATCGGTTGATTCAGCTAAGAGTATTTGAAGTAATTGATCG GAAGAAGGAAACCACTTACAAGTTAAATTCCACGTTTCAGACTAATCTTCGAAAACATATGATATCTGG TGGTATTTTGCCAAGAGAACCGATGCCTCAAAGTGTTACTGCAAGGCTTCCAACCTCAGAGGAGCTTGATGCCTATGCACATGAGCAATGGGAG TGTTTCTTGCTGCAACTTATAAGTTCAGGACAAGCCGAAAAATCAACGAGCTTCAGCTCTTCCATGATGAGAATTTTTCAGCGTGGTCTTTTGCGTCAGAG AGATAAAGAAGCTCCAAGATTAACTGAGAGTGGTTTCCAATTCTTG TTGATGGATACAAATGCTCAGCTTTGGTATATTATCAGAGAGTATATCTCCAATTCAGAG GAGCAAGGTGTAGATCAAGCagacttaattgcttttttgcTAGAACTTAGTTTTCATACCCCTGGTGAG GCATATAGTTTAGATACACTGACTGATGACCAGACAACTATGATCAAGGACCTTGCAGACTTGGGATTGGTCAAACTTCAGAAG GGCAGGAAAGAGAGTTGGTTTATACCTACTAAATTAGCCACCAATCTTTCAGTGAGCTTAACAGATTCATCATCAAGAAAACAG GGATTTGTTGTTGTGGAAACTAACTTTAGGATGTACGCATACTCATCATCTAAGTTGCACTGTGAAATTTTACGTCTATTCGCAAG GGTAGAGTATCAACTTCCAAACCTCATAGTTGGTGCAATAACAAAAGAAAGCCTCTATAATGCTTTTGAAAATGGCATTACTGCGGGGCAG ATAGTTACATTCCTTCAGCAGAACGCACATCCTCGAGTTGCTGAGAAATTACCATCGGTACCTGAAAATGTCACGGATCAG ATAAGATTGTGGGAAACTGATTTGAATAGAGTTGAGATGACTCCAGCTCATTTTTACGATGAATTTCCTTCAAGG GATGTCTTTGAGGCTGCTTCCGACTTTGCTCGTATGCATAATGGTTTACTATGGGAAGATGCTAAGAAAATGCGTATGGTTGTCAAGGCAGAGATTCATATGCTTATGCGCGAGCATCTTCGTGGTCAAAACAAGTAG